The Phycisphaerae bacterium genomic sequence CGACTGGCAGCGGCGTAGCGATGCGGCTCTGTTGGGTGAGACGCTCGCTCGGCGGCGCGGGCTGCGGCCCGGCGATCGCTTCTCGGCCGCGGGCGTGACCGTATACGTCGCGGGCATCATCCGTTCCGACGAGCCGCAGCACGCCAATGTGGGGTACACGCATCTGAGCTTTCTGCAGTTTGCGACCGGCGATCGCCAGGGCGGAGCGGTGACGCAGTTCAACGTGCGTGTGGCGCGGCCGGAGATGCTCGAGTCGGTGGCCGCGGCGATCGACGCGGAGTTTGCCGCTGACCAGGATCCCACACAGACGTATACGGAGAAGGCTTTCGTGGCTCGGGCGGCGTCGGACGTACTGGGTGTGATCGCGTTCACCCGCTGGCTGGGCTGGGGGTGTCTGGCGGCGGTGCTGGCGGTGGTGGGCAATGCGATCGCTCTGGCGGTGCAGGGCCGGGTGCGCGAGCTGGCGGTGCTGCAGACGCTGGGGTTCGGGCAAGGACTGGTCGCCAGGCTCACGGTGGCGGAGAGCATCATCATAGCGTGCGTGGGCGGGGCGGTGGGCTCGCTGGCGACGGCGGCGGTGTTGTGGTGGGGGCAGTTCAGCCTCTCGGTAGAGGGTCTGTATATCCCCATTCGAGCCAGTGCGGTCGTAATCGTGGGAAGTCTGGGGATATCGGTGTTGTTGGGGGTGATGGCCGGGGCATGGCCCGCATGGAAAGCCGCTCGTCGTCCGATCGTCGAGAGTCTGCGGGCAGTGTAGCGATGAGGATCACGGGGCAGTGTAGCGATAAGGATCACGGGGCGTGGACGGACGGTGCAACTGCAACGAGCCCGGAGCGCAAGCGACGGGTTGTGGAGCGTCAGCGACGTACTCTGGCGTCCCCGGCGTTACCCACTCGCTTGCGCTCGGGGCTCGTTGGGATGCCGCTCGCTTGTGCTTCGGGCTCGTTGGGATGCCGCTTGCTTGCGCTTGGGGCTTGTAGAGGGGCGGCTCACCTGGTTCGCAAGGGGAGGATTTGATGCGGTTGTTGCCGTTTGACTATGCCGTACGCAATTTGGGGCGTTCGCCGCGGCGGACCGCGTCGATGATGGCCGGTACGGCTCTGGTCGCGTTGATCGTGCTGGCCGCGGGGGGCTTTGTGCGCGGGATGCGGAGCAGTCTGACCACCAGTGGACGGGCCGACAACGTGATACTCCTTGGTGCCGGCAGTGAGGAAAGCGCCGAGCGCAGCGAGATACCGGTGCACGCAGCCGGCCAGGCGATGGCGAGCATCGGTGGTCTGCGTCGCACGGGCGGGGTTTCGCATGTCTCGCCGGAGATCCAGATGGCGATGTTGGTTTCCCTGTCCGAAGGCAGCGCGGATTTGCCGGCCGTGCTCCGTGGGATCACCCCTGCCGCCTTTTTGGTGCACGACCAGGTACAGATCGTCGACGGTCGGGCGCCACAAGCCGGCCGAGACGAGATCATCGTCGGCAGACTGGCGGCCACGCGACTCGGTGTTGCGGCCGAGGAACTGGCACTCGGCCGAACGCTGTGGTTTGGCAATCGCTCATGGTCGATCGTCGGGCGGTTCTCGGCCGGCGGAACGGTTATGGATGCCGAGATCTGGTGTCCATCGACTGATTTGCAGATTGCCGCTCGGCGGGATTCGCTCTCGTGCGTGGTCCTTACTCTGGATGAGGCCGAGTTCGCCGACGTCGATACCTTCTGCAGGCGGCGGTTAGATCTTGAGTTGGTCGCGATCCGCGAGCGTGATTACTACGCGAAGCTCAACGCGTTTTACGGGCCGATCCGCAGCATGGTCTGGGTGACGGCCGGCTTGATCGCCTTGGGCGGATTGTTCGGCGGGTTGAACACGCTCTATGCCGCCTTTGCCGCCCGGGTCCGCGAGTTGGGGATGCTGCAGACGCTGGGCTTCTCGCGGCGGGCGATCGTGGTGAGCCTGGTCCAAGAGGCGACGGTGACGACGGCGGTTGGTTCGCTGGTGGCGGCGGCGGTCGGGGCATGGTGTCTGGATGGGCTGTCCGTGCGATTCTCGATGGGTGCGTTTGGGCTGCGGGTGGACGCGGCGGTGATGGCCATGGGTTTGCTGGCGGGTTTGCTGCTGGGCGTCATCGGTGCGCTGCCGCCCGCCTGGCGATGTCTGCGTTTGCCGATCCCCGACGCGTTGCGCACGGCGTGAGGAAGGGACGAAAGGAAGTGTCCACAGATCGCCCAGATGGACGCAGATAAGGTGTCGGGATCGTGTTATTGATCAAGTGTTGACTGGTACGAAGGGAGGATCGGGTAGGCATGAAAGCGAATCGTGGCGGTTTGGGTGTGCGGGCTATGGGAAAAATGGCGGGTCTGCTGGTTGGTGGTGTGGTGCTTCTGTGTGTCATCGGCTGCAACCGGTCAGCGACGGACGCGGGCCACGCGAAAAACGCGTCGGCGGCATTGCCGGCGGGGCTGCTGGTCGAGGAACCGCCGCCGCACGCTCGCGAGGTCGGCGAGGCTCGCCGCGCGGCCGCCGAGGGCGATACGCTGGCGGTACGCGGACGCATCGGCGGACGCAGGCAGCCGTTCGTTGAGGGCCGGGCGATCTTCACGCTGGCTGATTTGAGTATTCCGACGTGTGCGGACAAGGATGATGACCATTGCACCACGCCGTGGGACTACTGCTGCGAACCGCCGGATCATCTGGCCGCCCATTTACTGACTGTGCAGGTGGTGGACGCGGACGGTCGACCGTTGGCGGCGGACTTGTCGGCCGCGGGGCTCGAACCCATGGCCGAGGTGGTCGTCCAGGGCCGCGTGTCGCAGAAAATCGACGACAAGGTGCTGATACTCGACGCGTCAGCGATCCACGTGCGGCGATCACGGTAGGCCAAGCTGCCTGGCAGTGGTCACACCCCGGCCAGCGGGCAGGCACGCTCGGTTACGGGGGAGACTCGCGGGCACCGGCGGGGTACAATGCCGGGGCCATGTCACCAACCCGTTATCCGAGTCTTCGGCAGCGTTGCCAGTGGGCGTATACGGGGCTGATTGCCTTGGCGGCCGGTGTTGCCTGGCTGGCCCGACCCGACCAGTGGCCCGGCATCGTGGCGATGGCCCTGGTGAGTCTCACGGTGGCGTGGGGCGTCGGGTACTGCATCACGCATCATCTGCGGCGGCGGTTTCACGCGCTGCGCGAGACGACCGAGGCGATCAGCCGCGGGGATCTCGACCGCCACATCGAAGAGATTCCGCACGATGAGTTCCTGAAGCTGGCCGAGTCGCTCGACCGGCTCTCCGGGCAGTTGCGGGCTACCGTGGGCGAACAGGAGCGGCTGCAGGAACGGCTGACGCGGACGGAGAAGCTGGCCCTGGTCGGTGAGTTGGCGGCGACGGTGGCCCACGAGATCAATAACCCGCTGGACGGCCTGCAGAACAGCGTGCGGATCATCAGGCGGAATCCGGAGAACCTGGAGCAGACGCGGCAACTGCTGGATCTGATGGAGGCGGGCCTGTATCGCATCGAGATGATCGTGCGACGCCTGCTGGTCATGTCGCGGGATGAGCCGGTGTGTTTGCAGGATGTGCCGATCGACGAGGTGATCGAGGACGCGTGGCAGTTTGTGCGTCCGCGCATGGAGCGACACGGCGTCGAGCTGGTCAGAGAGCCGCTCGAACGCCCGCTCGTTGTTCGAGCCGACCGGACCCAGCTTGCCCAGGCGATCACCAACCTGATGCTCAACGCCGTCGACGCCATGCCCGCGGGCGGCAAGCTGGTGGTTCGTCACCGCGGGGCGGACGACGGCGGCCGGGTGATTCTGGAGATCAGCGACACGGGAGCGGGCATCGACGCGGTTCACTTGCCGCATATCTTCGAGCCGTTCTACACAACCAAACCCCAGGGCAGCGGCACCGGCCTGGGCCTCGCCGTCGTGGCCCGCATCATCGACGCCCACCACGGCCGCATCGAGGTCGCCAGCGAGCCCGGCCGCGGCACACGCTTCCGCATCGAACTGCCGGGCGCCCCCTCCTCCGCCCCGGCCGCCGCGAAGCCCGAAGTGGTACCTGTCGGGAACGTCACTTGCCGTCGGCAGCGTGAAGATCCTGGAGCGGGAGAGGTGACATGACGGCCAGGAACGGTCTACAGCCGAGTTTCACGATCCAGGATTACGAGGCCCTCTGCCCAGGCGTGAATCGGCGTTCGCTCCAACGCGACCTGAAAGCGATGCTCGACAAGGGCTTACTGGCCGAAAGCGGGACCAGCCCGACCGATCCGACCAAGCAATACACTCCGGGGGAAAGGGCCAGGCCATGATTTGCTGTGACAAGCTGCGACAACGAGCTGTGACAAGCTGTGACGGGCTGGTGCGACACCGAACCGCGACAGTTCCCGACAAACTTGCGACACGATTGGCGACGGCGGATGCCTGATGCCTTTTCTGGACCCGCCCGTTAGGCTGGCCCCGCGACCCGCCGGCCAGCGGAGCGACGCGGGAGAAGTGGAAACCACGCAGGAGCGTTAAAAAGTTGGCTGTCCCGTATTCCACGATCAGTCAGCATTTGCCGGGAGCTGTTAACATGTCTACTTGGACTGTGCTTCTAC encodes the following:
- a CDS encoding FtsX-like permease family protein, coding for MLRIRFIPLVVKQVVRHRTRSVLTVAGVAVAMFLFCTVQAMQAGAASVTQTAAADTTLVVYRQHRYCPFTSRLPQSYEDRIRRIPGVVGVVPMRIAVNNCRTSLDVVTFRGVPSEAFMAEYLPRLEVLSGSVGDWQRRSDAALLGETLARRRGLRPGDRFSAAGVTVYVAGIIRSDEPQHANVGYTHLSFLQFATGDRQGGAVTQFNVRVARPEMLESVAAAIDAEFAADQDPTQTYTEKAFVARAASDVLGVIAFTRWLGWGCLAAVLAVVGNAIALAVQGRVRELAVLQTLGFGQGLVARLTVAESIIIACVGGAVGSLATAAVLWWGQFSLSVEGLYIPIRASAVVIVGSLGISVLLGVMAGAWPAWKAARRPIVESLRAV
- a CDS encoding ABC transporter permease; the protein is MLPFDYAVRNLGRSPRRTASMMAGTALVALIVLAAGGFVRGMRSSLTTSGRADNVILLGAGSEESAERSEIPVHAAGQAMASIGGLRRTGGVSHVSPEIQMAMLVSLSEGSADLPAVLRGITPAAFLVHDQVQIVDGRAPQAGRDEIIVGRLAATRLGVAAEELALGRTLWFGNRSWSIVGRFSAGGTVMDAEIWCPSTDLQIAARRDSLSCVVLTLDEAEFADVDTFCRRRLDLELVAIRERDYYAKLNAFYGPIRSMVWVTAGLIALGGLFGGLNTLYAAFAARVRELGMLQTLGFSRRAIVVSLVQEATVTTAVGSLVAAAVGAWCLDGLSVRFSMGAFGLRVDAAVMAMGLLAGLLLGVIGALPPAWRCLRLPIPDALRTA
- a CDS encoding HAMP domain-containing protein; the protein is MAAGVAWLARPDQWPGIVAMALVSLTVAWGVGYCITHHLRRRFHALRETTEAISRGDLDRHIEEIPHDEFLKLAESLDRLSGQLRATVGEQERLQERLTRTEKLALVGELAATVAHEINNPLDGLQNSVRIIRRNPENLEQTRQLLDLMEAGLYRIEMIVRRLLVMSRDEPVCLQDVPIDEVIEDAWQFVRPRMERHGVELVREPLERPLVVRADRTQLAQAITNLMLNAVDAMPAGGKLVVRHRGADDGGRVILEISDTGAGIDAVHLPHIFEPFYTTKPQGSGTGLGLAVVARIIDAHHGRIEVASEPGRGTRFRIELPGAPSSAPAAAKPEVVPVGNVTCRRQREDPGAGEVT